A DNA window from Melanotaenia boesemani isolate fMelBoe1 chromosome 6, fMelBoe1.pri, whole genome shotgun sequence contains the following coding sequences:
- the ppp1r8b gene encoding protein phosphatase 1, regulatory subunit 8b isoform X2 translates to MASKTSKDGPPPFDCPSWAGKPPTGLHLDVMKGDKLIEKLIIDEKKYYLFGRNPDWCDFTIDHQSCSRVHAALVYHKHLKRVFLIDLNSTHGTFLGHIRLEAHKPQQVPIDSTLSFGASTRTYIIREKPQTQGSAGTGDSKTGEDEELKGLLGLPEEETELDNLTEFNTAHNKRISLLTIEEGNLEIQRPKRKRRNSRVTFSEEDSIINPEDIDPSVGRFRNMVQTAVIPIKKRRSEGQNTLGLEDLTSKRMHGYSLGGGLYGDLPPTSHENQPTGAPGGAAMQGGLPLPFPNPAPEVDLAPEAPQPPVTLNPTPVTAPYLPETHNEPRKKKYAKEAWPGKKPTLSLLI, encoded by the exons ATGGCGAGTAAAACAAGTAAAGATGGACCTCCTCCTTTTGATTGTCCGTCATG GGCAGGCAAACCGCCCACGGGGCTCCATCTTGACGTGATGAAGGGAGACAAACTCATAGAG AAACTGATCATAGATGAGAAGAAGTACTACCTGTTTGGGAGGAACCCCGACTGGTGTGATTTCACCATTGACCATCAGTCATGCTCGCGTGTTCATGCTGCCTTAGTCTACCACAAACACCTAAAAAGGGTCTTCCTTATAGACCTCAATAGCA CACATGGTACTTTCCTTGGACACATCCGCCTAGAGGCCCACAAGCCTCAACAAGTTCCCATTGACTCAACATTATCTTTTGGGGCATCAACACGGACCTACATCATCAGAGAAAAACCCCAAACCCAAGGCAGCGCTGGCACAGGAGATAGTAAGACAGGGGAAGATGAGGAGCTGAAAGGACTACTTGGACTTCCAGAGGAAGAGACAGAGCTGGAT AACCTAACAGAGTTCAACACTGCTCACAACAAGCGCATTTCCCTCCTGACCATCGAGGAAGGCAACCTGGAAATCCAGAGACCTAAGAGGAAACGCAGGAATTCCAGAGTTACCTTCAGTGAAGAGGACTCCATCATTAATCCAG AGGATATAGACCCCTCAGTTGGGCGCTTTAGAAATATGGTGCAGACTGCCGTTATCCCTATCAAG AAACGGAGATCAGAAGGTCAAAACACTCTGGGTCTTGAAGACTTGACTTCAAAGCGCATGCACGGCTACAGCCTGGGTGGTGGTCTCTATGGGGACTTGCCTCCCACCAGTCATGAGAACCAACCAACAGGAGCTCCAGGTGGTGCTGCCATGCAGGGAGGACTTCCTCTGCCCTTCCCTAATCCAGCACCAGAGGTGGACCTGGCCCCAGAGGCTCCCCAGCCTCCTGTCACCCTTAATCCAACACCTGTAACCGCTCCTTACCTACCAGAGACCCACAACGAGCCACGCAAAAAGAAGTATGCCAAAGAAGCTTGGCCAGGCAAGAAACCCACCCTTTCACTACTCATCTAA
- the ppp1r8b gene encoding protein phosphatase 1, regulatory subunit 8b isoform X1, with amino-acid sequence MNRSSSMARETKLEYKLFQDLFRAGKPPTGLHLDVMKGDKLIEKLIIDEKKYYLFGRNPDWCDFTIDHQSCSRVHAALVYHKHLKRVFLIDLNSTHGTFLGHIRLEAHKPQQVPIDSTLSFGASTRTYIIREKPQTQGSAGTGDSKTGEDEELKGLLGLPEEETELDNLTEFNTAHNKRISLLTIEEGNLEIQRPKRKRRNSRVTFSEEDSIINPEDIDPSVGRFRNMVQTAVIPIKKRRSEGQNTLGLEDLTSKRMHGYSLGGGLYGDLPPTSHENQPTGAPGGAAMQGGLPLPFPNPAPEVDLAPEAPQPPVTLNPTPVTAPYLPETHNEPRKKKYAKEAWPGKKPTLSLLI; translated from the exons ATGAATAGGTCTTCAAGTATGGCAAGAGAAACTAAGCTGGAATATAAATTGTTTCAAGATTTGTTTAG GGCAGGCAAACCGCCCACGGGGCTCCATCTTGACGTGATGAAGGGAGACAAACTCATAGAG AAACTGATCATAGATGAGAAGAAGTACTACCTGTTTGGGAGGAACCCCGACTGGTGTGATTTCACCATTGACCATCAGTCATGCTCGCGTGTTCATGCTGCCTTAGTCTACCACAAACACCTAAAAAGGGTCTTCCTTATAGACCTCAATAGCA CACATGGTACTTTCCTTGGACACATCCGCCTAGAGGCCCACAAGCCTCAACAAGTTCCCATTGACTCAACATTATCTTTTGGGGCATCAACACGGACCTACATCATCAGAGAAAAACCCCAAACCCAAGGCAGCGCTGGCACAGGAGATAGTAAGACAGGGGAAGATGAGGAGCTGAAAGGACTACTTGGACTTCCAGAGGAAGAGACAGAGCTGGAT AACCTAACAGAGTTCAACACTGCTCACAACAAGCGCATTTCCCTCCTGACCATCGAGGAAGGCAACCTGGAAATCCAGAGACCTAAGAGGAAACGCAGGAATTCCAGAGTTACCTTCAGTGAAGAGGACTCCATCATTAATCCAG AGGATATAGACCCCTCAGTTGGGCGCTTTAGAAATATGGTGCAGACTGCCGTTATCCCTATCAAG AAACGGAGATCAGAAGGTCAAAACACTCTGGGTCTTGAAGACTTGACTTCAAAGCGCATGCACGGCTACAGCCTGGGTGGTGGTCTCTATGGGGACTTGCCTCCCACCAGTCATGAGAACCAACCAACAGGAGCTCCAGGTGGTGCTGCCATGCAGGGAGGACTTCCTCTGCCCTTCCCTAATCCAGCACCAGAGGTGGACCTGGCCCCAGAGGCTCCCCAGCCTCCTGTCACCCTTAATCCAACACCTGTAACCGCTCCTTACCTACCAGAGACCCACAACGAGCCACGCAAAAAGAAGTATGCCAAAGAAGCTTGGCCAGGCAAGAAACCCACCCTTTCACTACTCATCTAA